The Streptomyces sp. NBC_00659 genomic interval GGCCTCACCGAGTCCTGCGCGGCCACGGCCTTCAACCCGTGGGACCGTACGAAGATCGGCACCGTCGGCCAGCCGCTGCCCGGCTCCGTGATCCGTATCGCCGACGACGGCGAGGTGCTGCTGCACGGCGAGCACCTGTTCCAGGGGTACTGGAACAACGAGGCCGCCACCGCCGAGGCACTCGCCGACGGCTGGTTCCACACCGGTGACATCGGCACCCTCGACGAGGACGGCTACCTCCGCATCACCGGCCGCAAGAAGGAGATCATCGTCACGGCGGGCGGCAAGAACGTCGCTCCGGCGGTGATAGAGGACCGTATCCGTGCCCACGCGCTGGTCGCGGAGTGCATGGTGGTCGGCGACGGACGGCCGTTCGTCGGCGCGCTGGTCACGGTCGACGAGGAGTTCCTGGCCCGCTGGGCCGCGGAGCACGGGAAGCCGGCCGGCTCCACCGCTGCCTCGCTGCGCGAGGACGCGGACCTGGCCGCCGCCATCCAGGACGCGATCGACGACGGCAACGCCGCGGTGTCCAAGGCCGAGTCGGTCCGCAAGTTCCGTATCCTCGACCACCAGTTCACCGAGGAGTCGGGCCATCTGACGCCGTCCTTGAAGCTGAAGCGGAACGTGGTGGCGAAGGACTACGCGAACGAGATCGAGGCACTTTATCGGGGCTGATGCCCGAGCGACCGGGTTCCAGCCCGGCCGGAACAGACGGCTCGGCCCCCTTCGGTGAAGGGGGCCGAGCCGTTTTCCGTCCCGGGGTCGTTTGCCTTCGGGCGCGGGTGCAGGGTTCCGCCTCCCGGCGTGGGGTTCCGCCTCCCGACGGGGGGCCGCCTCCCGCCGTAGGGGGTGGGGTTCGTCCCGGGCGGACGGTGCGGCGTGGTTGCTCGCGCAGTTCCTCGCGCCCCTGAGCGCCCTGGCGGGCGCCCGTCGAGGCGCCCGCCAGGGCGGCCGTCCGGGGGCGCGGGGAACTGCGCGGCCAGGCAAAGGCGGCCCGCAGGTGCCGGCGGGCGGCAAGTGGCAGCCCCACGGGCGAACCCGGTGACGCTAGAGCAGCACTCGCAGGCGCCGACGGGCAGCAAGTGGCAGCCCCGTGGGCGAACCCGGTACCGCTAGAGCAGCTCTCGGAGGCGTTCCGCCAGGAGGTCCCAGCGCCAGTTCTCCTCGACCCAGGCCCGGCCGCGTTCGCCCATGCGGCGGCGGAGCTCGGGGTCGCCGAGCAGGGTGACGATGCGGTCGGCCGCGTCCTCGGCGGAGCCGCCGCGGACGACCCAGCCCGTCTCGCCGTCGAGCACGGCGTCGGGCGCGCCCCCCGAGTCGCCGGCCACCACCGGAAGGCCCGTCGCCGACGCCTCCAGGTAGACGATGCCGAGCCCCTCGACGTCGAGTCCGCCCCTGCGGGTCCGGCACGGCATCGCGAACACGTCCCCGGCCCCGTAGTGCGCGGGCAGTTCCGACCAGGGCACCGCCCCGGTGAACCGGACCGAGTCCGCGACCCCGGTCTCGTGCGCGAGCTTGCGCAGCTCCTTCTCGTACGGCCCGCCCCCGACGATCAGCAGCACCGCGTCCGGCTCCTTGGCCAGGATCCGCGGCATCGCGAGGACGAGGGTGTCCTGGCCCTTGCGCGGGACCAGGCGGGAGACGCAGACGACGACCGGCCGGTCGGTGAGGCCGAGGCGGGCCCGGACCTCGTCGCCGCCCGAGCCGGGGTGGAAGGTCCGCTCGTCGACGCCGGGCGGCAGCCGCACCATGCGCGCGGCCGCCTCGGGGGTCAGCGCGGAGGCGATCCGCGAGCGCGTGTACTCCCCGAGGTAGGTGATCGTGTCCGTGGACTCGCCGATCCGGCGCAGCAGCGCCCGGGCGGCGGGAAGCTGGGCCCAGCCGGCCTCGTGGCCGTGCGTGGTCGCCACGAGGCGGGTCGCGCCCGCTCTGCGCAGGGCCGGCGCCATCAGGCCGAGCGGTGCCGCCGCCCCGAACCACACCGACGTACAGCCGTGTTCACGCAGCAGGCCGACCGCCCGCCGGGTGGCGCCCGGCGTCGGAAGCAGCATGGTCGTACGGTCCCGTACGACGGTGAAGGGCTGCTCGGCGTCGAACGCGGCGGTCGCCTCGGCGCCCTCGTGGCCGCGCTTCCAGGTCGAGGCGTAGACGACGATCCGCCCGGGGTCCAGGCGCAGCGCCATGTTGTGCAGAAAGGCCTGGATGCCGCCGGGGCGGGGCGGGAAGTCGTTCGTCACGATCAGGGTCCTGTGCATCGTGTTCGACAGTACCGAACCTATACTCACAGCTCCGCACGGCCGCGCTTGACGGCTCGTACACAGACCGGTGGGTCACCCTGGGGCCGCGAAAGCGCGGCGCGAGACACACACGGATTCCGGACGATGAGAGCCAGGTGGGCATGACCGGGGCACGGAGCGCGAGGTTCCCCTTCGCCATGACCGCACTGCTGGCGATCTGGGGTCTGACCAGGCTGGCGCTGCTGCTCTTCGTGGCCAAGGTGTACGTCTTCCCCGGCCCGGACGTCACCAGCGACGTCTCCGTGATCTACCACGGCTGGTACGAGGTCCTCCAGGACGGCCGGTTCCCGCTGCACGACGTCACCTGGCAGTACCCGCCGGCCGCCTCCCTCGCGATCCTCTCGCCCGCCCTGCTGCCCTTCCTCGACTATGCGCACGCCTTCTTCGTGCTGGCCTTCGTCGCCGACCTGCTGGTGTTCGGGCTGCTCCTGTACGCGGGCTCGCGCTCCGGCAAGAGCGTGCGCGGTGCCTGGGTGTGGATGATCGGGGTTCCGCTGCTCGGTCCGACCGTGTACGCCCGCTACGACGTGATGGTGACGGCCGTCGCGGTCGCCGCGCTCCTCGCCGGCTCCCGCCACCCCCGGGTGATGGGGGCGCTCACGGGCTTCGGCGCGATGGTGAAGGTCTGGCCGGTCCTGCTGCTGCTCGGCGCCGTGCGCCGGCGGTCCTGGGCCTGGACGGCGGGGACGGCGACCGGGATCGCGGCGGTGTTCTTCGCGACGATGCCGGGCGCGTTCGCCTTCCTGACCTTCCAGCGCGACCGCGGCACCGAGGTGGAGTCGCTCGGCTCCCTCGTCTTCCACGTGGCCAGGCACCACGGCTGGAACGGGCGGGTGCTGCTCAACTACGGCTCGGTGGAGTTCGTCGGCCCTTACGTCGACGCGGTGAGCACGGCGGCCCTGGTCCTGACCGGGTTCGCCTTCGGCTGGCTGCTGCTGTGGCGGCTGTGCGCCAAGCGGTTCCTGTCGCACACGCTCGCCGACGCGGCGTTCGTCGCCGTCCTGATGTTCACCGCGACCAGCCGGGTCATCAGCCCGCAGTATCTGGTGTGGCTCGTCGGGATCGCCGCGGTCTGCCTGTGCTTCCGTGCGAGCCGGATGGTGCTGCCCGCCTTCCTGGTGCTGGTCGCGTGCTTCGTGACGGTCCTGGAGTTCCCGACCTGGTTCGGCGACGTCGTCGACAGCACGGACCTCGGCATCACCCTCCTGGTGCTGCGCAACGGCCTGCTGGTGGCCGCCTCGGTGCTGGCCGCCCGGGAGCTGTGGCGCTCCACGGTCTCCCGGCCGGCGCCCGATCTCCCCGCTCAGGCCGCCCGCGCCAAGGAGACG includes:
- a CDS encoding glycosyltransferase family 87 protein — its product is MTALLAIWGLTRLALLLFVAKVYVFPGPDVTSDVSVIYHGWYEVLQDGRFPLHDVTWQYPPAASLAILSPALLPFLDYAHAFFVLAFVADLLVFGLLLYAGSRSGKSVRGAWVWMIGVPLLGPTVYARYDVMVTAVAVAALLAGSRHPRVMGALTGFGAMVKVWPVLLLLGAVRRRSWAWTAGTATGIAAVFFATMPGAFAFLTFQRDRGTEVESLGSLVFHVARHHGWNGRVLLNYGSVEFVGPYVDAVSTAALVLTGFAFGWLLLWRLCAKRFLSHTLADAAFVAVLMFTATSRVISPQYLVWLVGIAAVCLCFRASRMVLPAFLVLVACFVTVLEFPTWFGDVVDSTDLGITLLVLRNGLLVAASVLAARELWRSTVSRPAPDLPAQAARAKETLASS
- a CDS encoding glycosyltransferase family 4 protein, producing MHRTLIVTNDFPPRPGGIQAFLHNMALRLDPGRIVVYASTWKRGHEGAEATAAFDAEQPFTVVRDRTTMLLPTPGATRRAVGLLREHGCTSVWFGAAAPLGLMAPALRRAGATRLVATTHGHEAGWAQLPAARALLRRIGESTDTITYLGEYTRSRIASALTPEAAARMVRLPPGVDERTFHPGSGGDEVRARLGLTDRPVVVCVSRLVPRKGQDTLVLAMPRILAKEPDAVLLIVGGGPYEKELRKLAHETGVADSVRFTGAVPWSELPAHYGAGDVFAMPCRTRRGGLDVEGLGIVYLEASATGLPVVAGDSGGAPDAVLDGETGWVVRGGSAEDAADRIVTLLGDPELRRRMGERGRAWVEENWRWDLLAERLRELL